The following are encoded together in the Natrinema salifodinae genome:
- a CDS encoding hydroxyacid-oxoacid transhydrogenase: protein MSYDRSVSADPHELAPETVWHVRMPEIRVGRGAVAELGAQLDDLGVESNARGLIVTDETLVEIGHAGRVADRVEDAGFDVDVYDGSEREPSIEAVEECISFVREEMGEDGYDFYLGLGGGSCLDTAKTTRAIVANGGSILDYVAEPTGSGEPLTESGPPLVLLPTTAGTGSEISPVAILSVAEKEIKEGISSNNVRADAAVLDPTLTTSLPPALTAKTAMDALGHAIEGYTTHRYDELLRPENPADRPVYAGRTGFTELFSEKAIDLLSSNVRRAVNNGDDLDAREAMLKGALYGAIAGLTAGASLCHAMAYPVGNKYHTYHGETIAVLTPASTLGYNVASDPERFAAIADLLGANTDGLAARNAADRAREEFVRLQRDVNVLPSGLHELAGVTEDEIDWLAERTVETQQRLLRCNPRPVTKDDVAAVFRDSLHNWE from the coding sequence GTGAGCTACGATCGATCCGTCTCCGCCGATCCGCACGAACTCGCACCCGAAACCGTCTGGCACGTTCGGATGCCCGAGATTCGCGTCGGTCGGGGCGCGGTCGCGGAACTGGGCGCCCAACTCGACGATCTGGGCGTCGAATCGAACGCGCGGGGACTGATCGTGACCGACGAGACGCTCGTCGAGATCGGTCACGCGGGGCGAGTCGCGGACCGCGTCGAAGACGCCGGCTTCGACGTCGACGTCTACGACGGCTCGGAGCGCGAACCGTCGATCGAGGCCGTCGAGGAGTGCATCTCGTTCGTCCGCGAGGAGATGGGCGAGGACGGCTACGACTTTTATCTCGGGCTCGGCGGCGGGAGCTGTCTCGACACCGCGAAGACGACCCGCGCGATCGTCGCTAACGGCGGTTCGATCCTCGATTACGTCGCCGAGCCGACCGGCTCGGGCGAACCGCTGACCGAATCCGGCCCGCCGCTCGTACTGCTCCCCACGACGGCCGGCACGGGATCGGAAATCTCGCCGGTTGCGATCCTCTCCGTCGCGGAGAAGGAGATTAAGGAAGGGATCTCCAGTAATAACGTACGCGCCGACGCCGCGGTGCTCGACCCGACGCTGACGACGTCGCTCCCGCCGGCACTCACCGCGAAGACGGCGATGGACGCGCTCGGTCACGCCATCGAGGGCTACACGACCCACCGGTACGACGAGTTACTCCGTCCCGAGAATCCCGCCGACCGGCCGGTCTACGCCGGCCGAACCGGGTTCACGGAACTCTTCAGCGAGAAGGCAATCGACCTCCTCTCGAGCAACGTTCGCCGGGCCGTCAACAACGGCGACGATCTCGACGCTCGCGAAGCGATGCTGAAAGGGGCCCTGTACGGCGCGATCGCCGGACTGACCGCCGGCGCGAGCCTCTGTCACGCGATGGCGTATCCGGTCGGTAACAAGTATCACACCTACCACGGGGAGACGATCGCCGTGCTCACGCCGGCGAGCACGCTCGGCTACAACGTCGCCAGCGATCCGGAGCGGTTCGCGGCCATCGCGGACCTGCTCGGCGCGAACACCGACGGCCTGGCCGCGCGCAACGCCGCCGATCGAGCGCGCGAGGAGTTCGTGCGTCTCCAGCGAGACGTGAACGTTCTGCCGAGCGGACTGCACGAACTCGCCGGGGTGACCGAGGACGAGATCGATTGGCTGGCCGAGCGGACGGTCGAGACCCAACAGCGCCTGCTCCGGTGTAATCCGCGGCCGGTAACGAAAGACGACGTCGCGGCCGTCTTCCGCGACTCGCTGCACAACTGGGAGTAG
- a CDS encoding AAA family ATPase, whose amino-acid sequence MSSTADADDVIEVSANGVTVRKTFSSDEFPVPVIRFQIESDRDDPVTFQLSEDIPESFPMDKVGFHPDYRSDDWTAYQDNHVEFTTTLQPNERLETVYGIQLTDESRAAEFLTEPAIVELSPDDDGESGAAEVDDEVIGSIVSEDRTQAVKDMIAGESDSVPGLEADGASDDSGQAVRDEPAAAADEPATDDADDGGLDLDLGDVDSGLVDADADADADEDTDAGGEPSNIDLEFEEDGVPESDETDDAAAEPSVDLDLGTETEDTDDIVGDEPDADEADTAEREPEIDLDLDGSAAADTEDSDGETDSESGTELELQPDVDDSGSDPDSAPDRSIESAADDEPDPAAEPADSDSESNAPGGANDGAAAEDGADVDVDDDVTADDETVIADESTATDSVGGDSEPSAPATPADTDPADTESDAPAVEDDPETATAPEPDDADEPIETEPAEPEPDPAPVSPSVSELEGSIAARLATEIREGTVDDDDLEALQDELDLEPAGPDIAKVEHLQSSVDEVAAYTEALETFLEENGTGAQLIEELQGNIEALEADVASLDDRLEGTASRIDELDGDVNHLTDWNADLEEGLSEVSDDVDAVETTVDDLADDIETVDDDVETVTDDLAGVEDTVETIEGDLSDVADDVDAVEADVESVADDLETVEDELDDVRADVTDIQEWRDQLGSMFSD is encoded by the coding sequence ATGAGCAGCACCGCCGACGCGGACGACGTGATCGAGGTCAGCGCTAACGGGGTGACCGTCCGGAAGACGTTCTCATCGGACGAGTTCCCCGTCCCCGTGATCCGATTCCAGATCGAATCGGACCGCGACGACCCGGTCACGTTTCAACTCTCCGAGGACATCCCCGAATCGTTCCCGATGGACAAAGTCGGGTTCCACCCCGACTACCGCAGTGACGACTGGACGGCCTACCAGGACAACCACGTCGAGTTCACGACGACCCTCCAGCCCAACGAGCGACTCGAGACGGTCTACGGCATCCAACTCACCGACGAAAGCCGGGCCGCCGAGTTCCTCACCGAACCGGCAATCGTCGAACTCAGCCCCGACGACGACGGCGAATCGGGAGCCGCCGAAGTCGACGACGAGGTCATCGGCTCCATCGTCTCCGAAGACCGCACGCAGGCCGTCAAGGACATGATCGCCGGTGAGTCGGACTCGGTTCCAGGGCTCGAAGCCGACGGTGCCAGCGACGACAGCGGCCAGGCGGTTCGGGATGAGCCCGCGGCCGCTGCCGACGAGCCGGCGACCGACGACGCGGACGACGGCGGACTCGACCTCGATCTCGGCGACGTCGATTCCGGGCTGGTCGACGCGGACGCGGACGCAGACGCAGACGAAGACACGGATGCGGGCGGCGAACCGTCGAACATCGACCTCGAATTCGAAGAAGACGGGGTTCCGGAGTCCGACGAGACCGACGACGCGGCCGCCGAACCGAGCGTCGACCTCGATCTCGGAACCGAAACGGAAGATACCGACGACATCGTCGGGGACGAACCCGACGCGGACGAGGCCGACACCGCGGAGCGCGAACCGGAAATCGACCTCGATCTCGACGGCTCGGCGGCCGCGGACACCGAGGATAGCGACGGCGAAACGGACAGCGAATCGGGGACCGAACTCGAACTCCAACCGGACGTAGACGACTCCGGATCCGACCCGGACTCGGCGCCCGACCGATCGATCGAGTCGGCCGCGGACGACGAACCGGACCCGGCGGCCGAACCGGCCGACTCGGATTCCGAATCCAACGCGCCAGGCGGTGCGAACGACGGCGCGGCCGCCGAGGACGGAGCGGATGTCGACGTCGACGACGACGTGACGGCCGACGACGAGACCGTGATCGCCGACGAATCGACGGCGACCGACTCGGTCGGTGGAGACTCCGAACCGTCTGCCCCTGCCACCCCGGCGGACACTGATCCGGCCGACACCGAGTCTGACGCACCCGCAGTCGAGGACGACCCCGAGACCGCGACGGCTCCCGAACCCGACGACGCCGACGAACCGATCGAAACCGAACCGGCCGAGCCGGAACCGGACCCGGCTCCGGTGTCGCCGTCCGTGTCCGAACTCGAAGGGTCGATCGCGGCCCGCCTGGCCACCGAGATCCGCGAAGGGACGGTCGACGACGACGATCTCGAGGCCCTGCAGGACGAACTGGACCTCGAGCCCGCGGGGCCCGACATCGCGAAGGTCGAACACCTTCAGTCCTCCGTCGATGAGGTCGCCGCCTACACCGAAGCGCTCGAGACGTTCCTCGAGGAGAACGGCACCGGCGCGCAACTCATCGAGGAGCTTCAGGGCAACATCGAGGCGCTCGAGGCCGACGTCGCGTCGCTCGACGATCGGCTCGAGGGCACGGCGTCCCGGATCGACGAACTCGACGGCGACGTGAACCATCTCACCGACTGGAACGCCGACCTCGAAGAGGGGTTGAGCGAGGTTTCCGACGACGTCGACGCAGTCGAGACGACAGTCGACGACCTCGCGGACGACATCGAGACGGTCGACGACGACGTTGAAACGGTGACGGACGACCTCGCGGGGGTCGAGGACACCGTCGAGACGATCGAGGGAGACCTCTCGGACGTCGCGGACGACGTCGACGCCGTCGAAGCGGACGTCGAGTCCGTCGCGGACGATCTGGAAACGGTCGAGGACGAACTCGACGACGTCCGTGCGGACGTAACGGACATCCAGGAGTGGCGCGACCAGCTCGGCTCGATGTTCTCGGACTGA
- a CDS encoding MBL fold metallo-hydrolase: MTEIRSDWGDWLVRDVADATPDGVAIWYLGCNGFVLKGSEGTTLFIDPYVGLGDPPRTVRMIPVPFDPEDVADADAVLATHEHTDHVHGPSQAPILANTGATFYAPDDSLAVARDEESWTDEWDVAADQLTDVAEGETLEIGEFTVHVEDAHDPDATHPVSYVIEHDAGTFFHGGDTKPSDEFDRIGDEYDIDLAALAFGTVGRIPDKRTREPKRTRWYNDENQIIECAAALQCERLLPSHWDMWKGLTADPTALHHHANSFTHPRRLEIVEIGDRVDL; encoded by the coding sequence ATGACCGAAATCCGAAGTGACTGGGGCGACTGGCTCGTCCGCGACGTCGCGGACGCAACTCCCGACGGCGTCGCGATCTGGTATCTCGGCTGCAACGGCTTCGTTCTGAAGGGCAGCGAGGGCACGACGCTGTTTATCGATCCGTACGTCGGCCTGGGCGATCCGCCGCGGACGGTCCGCATGATCCCCGTTCCGTTCGACCCCGAGGACGTCGCGGACGCCGACGCCGTCCTCGCGACCCACGAACACACCGACCACGTCCACGGGCCGAGCCAGGCGCCGATCCTCGCGAACACGGGCGCGACCTTCTACGCGCCGGACGACAGCCTCGCGGTCGCCCGCGACGAAGAGTCGTGGACCGACGAGTGGGACGTCGCGGCCGACCAACTGACCGACGTTGCTGAGGGGGAGACGCTCGAGATCGGCGAGTTCACGGTCCACGTCGAAGACGCGCACGATCCGGACGCGACCCACCCGGTGAGCTACGTGATCGAGCACGACGCCGGCACCTTCTTCCACGGCGGCGACACGAAGCCAAGCGACGAGTTCGACCGGATCGGCGACGAGTACGACATCGACCTGGCGGCGCTGGCGTTCGGAACCGTCGGACGGATCCCCGACAAACGGACCCGCGAACCGAAACGAACTCGCTGGTACAACGACGAGAACCAGATCATCGAATGCGCCGCCGCGTTGCAGTGTGAGCGGCTCCTCCCGAGCCACTGGGACATGTGGAAGGGACTCACCGCCGACCCGACGGCGCTCCATCACCACGCGAATAGTTTCACGCATCCACGGCGGCTCGAAATCGTCGAGATCGGCGACCGCGTCGACCTCTGA
- a CDS encoding DUF7344 domain-containing protein encodes MSNSAPSGSATATRDSLFDSLADADSRTVLRLVGERSSQGSGIEKTDLAFRLAAVTTDKRLADVTDDEHQRARIDLHHRLVPKLKDAGLLTETQDGAIATADHRAFDESEFAALLADDGDAGADADELDAVFEALADERRRTILSVLGDQYHSIATETLARDVAAREADASEREVSQERVDEVLAALVHVHLPVLNDAGLVGYDADTDRVSYEGHPIVRVEWIRSGGDTNAEAVDADVAEDADVRTLEGRETIVSTGQSLCERADDELFLMFTTTGLLEEGCVRRIGDAVDRGVDVYLGSRDPRVRELVRERVSEVTLWEPQLDWLNLPPAGESVGRLVFADREAIMLGTIGRQASSDKFTETAILGEGQHNGLVVLMQQMLGSRVDRLDARRDEITAEFPL; translated from the coding sequence ATGAGTAACTCAGCTCCGAGCGGCTCCGCGACCGCGACTCGTGATTCGCTCTTCGACTCCCTCGCCGACGCCGATTCCCGGACCGTGCTCCGGCTCGTCGGCGAGCGGTCGTCCCAGGGCTCGGGAATCGAGAAAACAGATCTTGCGTTCCGGCTCGCGGCGGTAACAACGGATAAACGGCTCGCCGACGTCACCGACGACGAGCATCAGCGGGCCCGCATCGATCTCCACCACCGCCTGGTGCCCAAGCTGAAAGATGCGGGGCTGCTCACCGAGACCCAGGACGGCGCGATCGCGACCGCCGACCATCGGGCGTTCGACGAGTCCGAGTTCGCGGCCCTCCTCGCGGACGACGGAGACGCCGGTGCAGACGCGGACGAACTCGACGCCGTGTTCGAAGCGCTCGCCGACGAGCGCCGACGGACGATCCTCTCGGTACTCGGCGACCAGTACCACTCCATCGCGACGGAGACGCTCGCGCGCGACGTCGCGGCCCGGGAGGCCGACGCGAGCGAACGCGAGGTCTCGCAGGAGCGCGTCGACGAAGTCCTGGCTGCGCTCGTCCACGTCCACCTGCCCGTGCTGAACGATGCCGGGCTCGTCGGCTACGACGCCGACACGGATCGGGTCTCCTACGAGGGCCATCCGATCGTTCGCGTCGAGTGGATTCGATCAGGAGGCGACACGAACGCGGAGGCAGTCGACGCGGACGTCGCCGAGGACGCCGACGTCCGCACGCTCGAAGGGCGCGAGACCATCGTCTCGACCGGCCAGTCGCTCTGTGAGCGCGCCGACGACGAGCTCTTCCTGATGTTCACGACCACGGGATTGCTCGAGGAGGGTTGCGTCCGCCGGATCGGGGACGCCGTGGACCGCGGCGTCGACGTCTACCTCGGCTCGCGCGATCCTCGCGTCCGCGAGCTCGTGCGCGAGCGCGTGTCCGAAGTAACCCTCTGGGAGCCCCAACTCGACTGGCTCAATCTGCCCCCCGCGGGCGAGTCCGTCGGCCGCCTGGTCTTTGCCGACCGCGAGGCGATCATGCTCGGCACGATCGGTCGCCAGGCGTCCAGCGACAAGTTCACCGAGACGGCGATTCTCGGCGAGGGTCAACACAACGGGCTCGTCGTCCTCATGCAGCAGATGCTCGGCTCGCGGGTCGACCGCCTCGACGCCCGACGCGACGAGATCACCGCGGAGTTCCCGCTCTAA
- the dph2 gene encoding diphthamide biosynthesis enzyme Dph2 — translation MSQESEYTEGDLRNTGMRLKHDREWDYELEQIVDAIEERDAKKVGLQFPEGLKRRGPAVADDLRELADDDVTFMLSGQPCYGACDLDTYLMKRTDVFVHFGHSPMKNTDKVIYVPLFSNVEVTPIMEEALDTLEPPEETEDVGLVTTAQHMNRYEEMSEFLEERGYDVHSRRGDERLTHEGQVLGCNYASADVPADQVLYVGGGKFHPLGLAMEYPDKHVVIADPVNNIVTLADTEKFMKQRYASVHKAMDAEKWGVIFCTKIGQGRWETAQEILADNDDAYLITMDEVTPDRLRNFDMDAFVNTGCPRITTDDGPQFHKPMLTPGEYEIAVGNKPLDELSFDTFHGTW, via the coding sequence ATGAGTCAGGAGTCGGAGTATACCGAGGGGGACCTCCGGAATACGGGAATGCGTCTCAAACACGATCGCGAGTGGGACTACGAACTTGAACAGATCGTCGACGCGATCGAAGAGCGGGACGCGAAGAAAGTCGGGCTGCAGTTCCCCGAGGGGTTGAAGCGACGGGGGCCCGCCGTCGCCGACGATCTCCGGGAACTGGCCGACGACGACGTGACGTTCATGCTCTCGGGCCAGCCCTGTTACGGGGCCTGTGATCTCGATACCTATCTGATGAAACGCACCGACGTGTTCGTCCACTTCGGCCACTCGCCGATGAAGAACACGGACAAGGTGATCTACGTGCCGCTGTTCTCGAACGTCGAGGTCACGCCGATCATGGAGGAAGCCCTGGACACCTTAGAGCCGCCCGAAGAGACCGAAGACGTCGGGCTAGTCACGACGGCCCAGCACATGAACCGCTACGAGGAGATGAGCGAGTTCCTCGAGGAACGGGGCTACGACGTCCACAGCCGTCGGGGCGACGAGCGACTGACCCACGAGGGGCAGGTGCTCGGCTGCAACTACGCGAGCGCGGACGTCCCCGCCGACCAGGTACTGTACGTCGGCGGCGGGAAATTCCACCCGCTCGGCCTGGCGATGGAGTACCCCGACAAGCACGTCGTCATCGCCGACCCGGTCAACAACATCGTCACGCTCGCGGACACGGAGAAGTTCATGAAGCAGCGCTACGCGTCGGTCCACAAGGCGATGGACGCCGAGAAGTGGGGCGTCATCTTCTGTACCAAGATCGGCCAGGGGCGCTGGGAGACCGCCCAGGAAATTCTGGCGGATAACGACGACGCCTACCTCATCACGATGGACGAGGTGACGCCGGACCGCCTGCGGAACTTCGATATGGACGCGTTCGTCAACACGGGCTGTCCGCGGATCACGACCGACGACGGCCCGCAGTTCCACAAGCCGATGCTCACCCCCGGCGAGTACGAGATCGCCGTCGGAAACAAGCCCCTCGACGAACTCTCGTTCGACACGTTCCACGGCACCTGGTAG
- a CDS encoding DNA-binding transcriptional response regulator produces the protein MFGDAGGVLIAAPEPETVAQVRSWLVDDYRVETTTDGDDALARIGTVDAAVIDRELRTETGTVVATAIERRDAHTTTILGRTRVDGDQVGIGIPKSASKADLRETVDRLVRRARYDQLLTEYAAVAAERGAVECEPGSASPSDRAATDAAIENRLGELVETADELVTSFDGVDFRAVLATCEAEERTELRRAGNRS, from the coding sequence ATGTTTGGGGATGCTGGTGGCGTGCTCATCGCCGCTCCCGAGCCCGAGACGGTGGCGCAGGTACGATCGTGGCTCGTCGACGACTACCGCGTCGAGACGACGACGGACGGCGACGACGCGTTGGCGAGAATCGGTACCGTCGACGCAGCCGTGATCGACCGCGAGCTCCGGACGGAAACCGGGACCGTCGTCGCGACGGCGATCGAACGACGCGACGCGCATACGACGACGATTCTCGGCCGAACCCGGGTTGACGGGGACCAAGTCGGTATCGGGATTCCGAAATCGGCTTCGAAAGCCGACCTCCGCGAGACCGTCGACCGCCTGGTACGGCGCGCTCGCTACGACCAATTGCTGACCGAGTATGCGGCGGTGGCGGCCGAACGCGGGGCGGTCGAGTGCGAGCCCGGTTCGGCGTCGCCCTCGGACCGCGCCGCGACCGACGCGGCGATCGAAAATCGACTCGGCGAATTGGTCGAGACCGCAGACGAGTTGGTGACGTCGTTCGACGGCGTGGACTTCCGGGCCGTTCTCGCGACCTGCGAAGCCGAGGAGCGAACCGAACTCCGGCGGGCCGGGAACCGATCCTGA
- a CDS encoding DUF7139 domain-containing protein: MSAEQAPDGYLFDLYRRYIGEPEDRTDVYVGFGLFLGGIGLAIIGLLLFLWGNTFEARSAEYFAWIGPAYALAMVALPVTMLGIVVLLPSERRMLYTSVVGVAVTVGAVVGFLAVYPKDWNGYGADYTVEIIAIYAVGLAALIASTGAALIAHYLDMARQVDAVAADDEADDEPEFTDEDVRRDIDEAMDDVELSWGGVEKTEHKRLSFSEDDLTDVSVDTDAGTTTTRSSGVDAQVAGLKGLKGGETKTTTSSSTVDDQTAKLKELREQQQAEELATDDEDGAVDAVAKPFASLLDRFRDLINRN, from the coding sequence ATGTCAGCGGAACAGGCCCCAGACGGCTATCTCTTCGACCTCTATCGTCGATACATCGGTGAACCGGAGGACCGGACCGACGTCTACGTTGGGTTCGGTCTGTTCCTCGGCGGAATCGGACTGGCGATCATCGGACTGTTGCTCTTCCTCTGGGGCAATACGTTCGAGGCCCGCTCTGCAGAGTACTTCGCGTGGATCGGGCCCGCGTACGCGCTCGCGATGGTCGCGCTTCCCGTCACGATGCTCGGTATCGTCGTCTTGCTCCCGTCGGAACGACGGATGCTCTACACGTCGGTCGTCGGCGTCGCCGTCACCGTCGGTGCGGTCGTCGGTTTCCTCGCCGTGTACCCCAAGGATTGGAACGGCTACGGCGCCGACTACACCGTCGAAATCATCGCAATTTACGCCGTCGGCCTCGCCGCGCTTATCGCCTCGACGGGCGCGGCGCTGATCGCACACTACCTCGACATGGCTCGTCAGGTCGATGCCGTCGCCGCCGACGACGAGGCGGACGACGAGCCCGAGTTCACCGACGAGGACGTCCGTCGAGACATCGACGAGGCGATGGACGACGTCGAACTCTCGTGGGGCGGCGTCGAGAAGACCGAACACAAGCGCCTGAGCTTCTCCGAGGACGACCTCACCGACGTCAGCGTCGACACCGACGCGGGGACGACGACCACTCGCTCCTCGGGTGTCGATGCGCAGGTCGCCGGTCTCAAGGGACTGAAAGGTGGCGAGACGAAGACGACGACCTCGAGCTCGACGGTCGACGATCAGACGGCGAAGCTGAAGGAGCTCCGTGAGCAACAGCAGGCTGAAGAGCTGGCGACCGACGACGAGGATGGCGCCGTCGACGCCGTGGCGAAACCGTTCGCGTCCCTCCTCGACCGCTTCCGGGACCTGATAAACCGCAATTAA
- a CDS encoding disk-shape morphogenesis protein volactin — translation MAKGLDVGTMNILSAQQDGNDTVFVQQRNSFVEIEYSDMAEQMLSRSEVLHIRKDDKVYVVGDDALNFANIFNKETRRPMKHGILSNDEQSAIPMMKLIIEQVVGEPAYPDEKLYFSTPADPIDSDLSTLYHQKTIESFLNDMGYDAEPINEGMSVIYSELADNNFTGLGISFGAGMTNVCLAYYAVPVMKFSVARGGDWIDEQAARATGTPVDKVTSIKEDDFELDFTTDVGGVEGALSIYYENLLDYVIENTVREVDDEDVEEGLDVPVVVTGGTSSPDGFEALFRDHLEEANIPFSISGVSHANEPLYSVARGGLVAARSDEDVDHDQADEEAEAAAANE, via the coding sequence ATGGCCAAAGGCCTAGACGTTGGAACGATGAACATCCTGTCAGCACAGCAGGATGGCAACGACACGGTTTTCGTGCAGCAGCGCAACTCCTTCGTAGAAATTGAGTACTCGGATATGGCCGAGCAGATGCTCTCGCGAAGTGAAGTACTCCACATTCGGAAAGACGACAAGGTATACGTCGTCGGCGACGACGCCCTCAACTTCGCGAACATCTTCAACAAGGAGACGCGCCGCCCGATGAAACACGGGATCCTCTCGAACGACGAGCAGAGCGCGATCCCGATGATGAAGCTCATCATCGAACAGGTCGTCGGCGAGCCCGCCTATCCCGACGAGAAGCTCTACTTCTCGACGCCTGCGGACCCGATCGACTCCGATCTCTCGACGCTATACCACCAGAAGACGATCGAGTCCTTCCTAAACGACATGGGCTACGACGCCGAGCCGATCAACGAGGGCATGTCCGTCATCTACTCCGAGCTCGCGGACAACAACTTCACCGGCCTCGGGATCTCGTTCGGTGCCGGCATGACGAACGTCTGTCTGGCCTACTACGCGGTCCCCGTCATGAAGTTCTCCGTCGCCCGCGGTGGCGACTGGATCGACGAACAGGCTGCCCGCGCGACCGGCACGCCCGTCGACAAGGTCACCTCGATCAAGGAGGACGACTTCGAACTCGACTTCACCACGGACGTCGGCGGCGTCGAGGGTGCGCTGTCGATCTACTACGAGAACCTGCTCGACTACGTCATCGAGAACACCGTCCGGGAAGTCGACGACGAAGACGTCGAAGAAGGACTGGACGTCCCCGTCGTCGTCACGGGTGGCACCTCGAGCCCCGACGGCTTCGAGGCGCTGTTCCGCGACCATCTCGAAGAGGCGAACATTCCGTTTTCGATCAGCGGCGTCTCGCACGCGAACGAACCGCTCTACAGCGTCGCCCGCGGTGGCCTCGTCGCCGCTCGCTCCGACGAGGACGTCGACCACGACCAGGCGGACGAGGAAGCAGAAGCGGCGGCCGCCAACGAGTAA
- a CDS encoding zinc finger domain-containing protein, with translation MNECPRCQGPIEVLSLGEASTVTCSHCGFADVSVEHQPQREEPESWGEAFNRFYDESTATSDR, from the coding sequence ATGAACGAGTGTCCACGGTGTCAGGGCCCCATCGAAGTACTCTCTCTCGGCGAGGCATCGACGGTGACGTGCTCGCACTGTGGGTTTGCGGACGTGTCCGTCGAACACCAGCCCCAACGCGAGGAGCCCGAATCCTGGGGCGAGGCGTTCAATCGATTCTACGACGAATCAACGGCCACTTCGGATCGATAA
- a CDS encoding METTL5 family protein: MAPSRRTLARRLESVDDFSDPSASLEQYLTPSELAAHLCHLAGLQGDLDRRVVDLGTGTGMLAIAASLSGADRVAGLDVDPDALRLARRNERAVRDESGGDRARGSRAIAWLRGDVTRHPFSITDATVLSNPPFGAQRGNRHADREFLETAREIGAVSYTIHNEGSQDFVESFAADEGGTVTHAFRAEFPIAKRFEFHTEAETTLDAEVFRIEWE; the protein is encoded by the coding sequence ATGGCTCCCTCTCGGCGCACGCTCGCCCGCCGCCTCGAGTCGGTCGACGATTTCTCCGATCCGTCCGCCAGCCTCGAGCAGTATCTAACGCCGTCGGAACTCGCCGCTCACCTCTGTCACTTGGCGGGTTTACAGGGCGATCTCGATCGCCGGGTCGTCGATCTGGGGACCGGAACCGGAATGCTTGCCATCGCGGCGTCGCTTTCCGGCGCCGACCGCGTCGCGGGACTCGACGTCGACCCCGACGCGCTCCGCCTGGCCCGCCGAAACGAGCGGGCGGTTCGCGACGAGTCCGGCGGCGATAGAGCCCGGGGTAGTCGAGCGATCGCCTGGCTCCGCGGCGACGTCACTCGGCATCCGTTTTCGATCACCGACGCGACCGTCCTCTCGAACCCGCCGTTCGGCGCGCAACGGGGTAATCGCCACGCCGATCGCGAGTTTCTGGAGACGGCCCGCGAAATCGGGGCCGTCTCCTATACGATTCACAACGAGGGAAGTCAGGATTTCGTCGAGTCCTTCGCCGCCGACGAGGGCGGGACCGTCACGCACGCGTTCCGGGCGGAATTTCCGATCGCGAAGCGATTCGAGTTTCACACCGAAGCGGAGACCACGCTCGACGCCGAGGTTTTCCGGATCGAGTGGGAGTAA